DNA sequence from the Parasphingorhabdus cellanae genome:
CACTCAATTGTTCGCGCAAATGATCAGATAAGCCACCAGGAAATTGAAACACGGCTTCTGCCGGAACATCTTCACTGGCCTGTTCTGGATCGCATTTCCAACGAATTTCAACGCCGGCGTAAAGATAGGCTTTAGACCGCGCCATCTTGAATAAGCGTGCCGGTTTAAACTTATTGCCGTTGCCAAAAATTTCAGTGTCGGGAATGAATGAAATGCTGGTTCCACGGCGATTGGGCGTGCTGCCGACTTCTTCTAGCTTGGATACGGCATTGCCCTGTGAAAAAGACTGTCGATAAATGGTTTTATTGCGCGCCACTTCGACAATAGTATCGGAAGACAGGGCGTTGACTACCGACACGCCAACACCATGCAAACCGCCTGATGTCGCATAAGCCTTGTCAGAGAATTTACCACCGGAATGCAACGTCGTCATGATAACTTCTAACGCTGATTTGTCGGGAAATTTGGGATGGGGGTCGACCGGAATTCCGCGACCATTGTCGGTGACGGTTAGGCGATTTTCGCTATCAAGGGTAATCTCGATGCGGCTCGCATGGCCGGCGACGGCCTCGTCCATGCTGTTATCGATGACTTCTGCAGCCAGGTGATGGAGTGCGCGTTCATCAATGCCGCCAATATACATTCCAGGGCGTTTGCGAACGGGTTCGAGACCTTCCAATACCTCAATAGCAGAGGCATCATATTCACCGGACTTCGAAGCGGGCGCTGAGCCATTTGGGGTATCGGCGCCGAAAAGATCATCAGACATAATGATCCTATAAGAGCGTGGGAGTCAGACTGGCAAGAGGCTTATTAGGCCTCTTGCCAAATGGTCTGTAAAATATCGTCTTGTGGGCTGATTTAGCGGACTCGCGGACCACCAAAAGGCAGTGGTGGAGGCGCGCGCCGTGCGCCACGCGGCAATTGTGCCTGAAACGCCCGGCCGCAATGCTCAACACAATAAGGAAAGCCCGGATTCACCTCTTCACCACAAAAATGAAAATCTGGCTCTCCAGGATGGTTCATCGGCCAGCGACATATTCTGTCATTCAAATCAAGCAAGCTAGTTTTGTCAGCAATCTCTTCGCTTGGCTTCGCGGGAACCAAGCGCCGCGGTGGTGCCGGTGGTATTGGTGCCTGCTGATCGCCCGGGCCTTGCCGCAAAAAGCCGCCGGGCCCAACAGACACAATTTTCGGACCATCTGGTTTCGGCATCTTGGACTGTTGCGCAGCATGCGTACGAGCAGCCGGTGTTGGCGGCGGCATTGCGCGGCGAGCGACATGCTCTTCTTTTTGCTTTGGTTTCTTGGTCGCTTTAACCGCGGCCTTTTTCGGTTTTGCGGCTGGTTTGGCGCCTTTTGCCGTCTTGGCTTTGGCTTTTACCGGGGAAGGACGTGATTTCAGGCCGAGCCGATGTGCTTTGCCAATAACGGCATTGCGGCTAACACCGCCTAATTCTTCCGCGATCTGACTAGCTGTCAGGCCTTTTTCCCACATCTGTTTCAGATGATCGATACGTTCGTCGGTCCAAGCCATGCAAAATCCTACTATAATCCAATATCTAACCCAATATAAGCCAGCTGGCTGTATATTCAATCATACATAATATGGGGTTGTGATTGCTGTCGGTAGCCGATAGGCGAAAAGCCTATGTTAGACCAGCCCCAAAATAGCGACTCTGATCAACCTGAATTTATCGCACAAACTTATGCAGAGCCTGGGGTAGCCGTTATTCGTGGCGTCAACTGGGGTGGCTTTCTCGCGCTCTACTGGAAAGAAGTGCGCCGCTTTTTCAAGGTTCAGCTGCAAACTGTTTGGGCGCCTTCGATTACCACGCTGCTATTTTTGGTGATTTTCACCGTGGCATTGGGCAGGGGGGACCGCACCGTTTTGGGCGTACCATTTGCTGATTTCATTGCGCCCGGACTAATTTGCATGGGCATGATTCAAAACGCCTTCGCGAATAGCAGTTTCGCGCTTCTGGTCGGGAAGATTCAGGGGACGATTGTAGATTATTTGATGCCACCTCTGTCCGTTGGCGAGTTGCTGGCTGGTTTGGTAGCAGCATCAATCACGCGCGCGGCGTTGGTGGGTTTTGCTGTCTGGCTCGCTATGGCTCTTTGGCCCGGTGTAAATGTCAGTGTCAACCATTGGTGGGCGGTCATCTGGTTCGGTTTCATGGGCTCCGCAATGCTGGCTCTATTGGGCGTACTGACATCGATTTGGGCGGAAAAATTTGATCATGCAGCAGCAGTCACCAACTTTGTTGTGGCTCCAGCGGCTTTATTATCGGGAACATTTTATTCTATCGACAGATTGGCTCCTGCGTTTCAGGCCGCCAGCCATGCGAACCCGTTCTTCTATGCAATATCTGGCTTCCGCTATGGATTTTTAGGCGAGGCCGATTCGCCAGTGATAATCGGATCTCTCGTTTTACTCGGAATAAATGTCGGATTGACGGCGCTGTGCTATTTCCTGCTCAAAAAAGGCTGGAAGATCAAATCTTAGCTATTTGAAGGAGATTTAGTGGCGGTGGATTCGGTGTAGCTGATATTTACCGCCATCTACCGCTTTGAACATGCGCCCTACCTCAGGATGCATAACCGGTTCTCCGCTATCATCTTCTAGCAGGTTTTGTTGGCTGACATAGGCGACGTAGCTGCTATCAGCATTTTCCGCCAAAAGGTGGTAAAAAGGCTGGTCTTTCGAAGGCTGCAGGTCCTTGGGAATGGCATCATACCATTCGTCGCTATTGGCAAAAACCGGATCAATATCATAAATCACGCCGCGAAAATCAAATAAGCGATGTTTAACCACATCGCCAATCGTGAAGCTGGCGTTCAGGACAGACGGCGTATCCTTGGGTAGGGGATTGGTGGAAGCGAGATGTTTGGTTTGAACCATATCCCCAATTTAGTCAGTTACAGGGCAGATGCAAGCGCTTGCCATTTGTTTGTCGCTAAGGTTTCTCGCTTGGCAAATTGCAGATCATAGTCTAAGCGCGCCGCACGTTCGACACCGATGGTCTTCAAGATCATGGCTTCCGAGGTTATTTGCCGACGTGCGGAGAGGTGCCAGAGTGGTCGAATGGGGCGGTCTCGAAAACCGTTGTGCGAGCGATCGTACCCAGGGTTCGAATCCCTGTCTCTCCGCCACTTGCTGCTCGTTGAACCAAATTTGAACATCGATGAACCGTAGCAATACTAGTACATTTCTCGCCGCGAAGACCCCTCGACATGATCCAAAAAGACAGTTGATCGCTACGACCAGATACTTGACTATCTAGCATAGCAAATATGAAGGAGTGGAAGTGGATCGTCTGGCCATAGCCGCGGATAAATTGGAATGTACCGAGTTGGTAACCCGGGTTGCTCGTGCGATCGACCGCTGCGACGCAGAATTGTTGAAGACGCTTTTTCATCCCGACGCGACTGATGATCATGGTATTTTCGTTGGTTCGGTTGATGAATTTATCGAGTGGGTCATGCCTTTGCTCGCTACAATGAAACGCACGCAACATATCATTGGGCAAGTGCTGATTGAGGTCGACGGTGACCATGCAGTTGGTGAGAGCTACTTCATCGCGCACCATGCTATGAACAGCCCGGAGGGTGATATCTTGATGATCGCGGCAGGGCGTTATCTCGATCGCTTCGAACGCCGTGACGGCTGTTGGAAAATTTCTCATCGCCATGCTGTTTATGACTGGAATAGCGTAGAGCCGATGACTGACAGTTATGATCGCGCCAACCCGGCGTCGATGACATTGGGAACGCGAGGTACAAGTGACGCATCATATTCGCATCTTGCGAGTCAAGGAATTACTGCATCTTGATGGGATCCCAGATCGGTGGGCGCTAACTCACTACGCGGCGTTGACGACGAACAGACGTGCAAAGGAAAACCTATTATGGCTGACTACGATTCCGGCGAAATGGAAAGCAGGCGTGCTGATATTTCCAAACAACCCGAACCGGCGCTACGAGGAACGCCCATCACGCCGGACCGCTATTTCTCTAAAGAATTTATGGATCGGGAATGGGATACTATCTGGACGCGCACTTGGCAGATTGCCGGTATGGATCGTGAGTTAGAGAAGAGTGGCGACTATATTACCACGTCATTAGGCAAAGAACGTATTTTGTGCACGCGCGGAAATGATGGAAAGATTCGAGCATTTTACAATGTATGTCAGCACCGCGGATTGCAGCTTATGTCGGAACCTTCGGGTAACACTCGGCGATTGACGTGCCCATATCATGGCTGGGCTTATAATTTATCGGGCGAATTGAAAGCGGTGCCAGATGAAGCGGACTATCCTCAGGGCAGCCCTTGTGGAAAACTAAACCTGGTCGAAATTCCATGCGAAAGTTGGGCAGGCTTTGTTTGGTATAATATGGACGAAAACTGTGTGTCTTTGAAAGCGTTTCTAGGCCCTATTGCAGATCAGATTGATTCCTATCCAATGGAAGAAATGCGGCGTACCCACTGGGTGACCATCGAAGGCGATTTCAACTGGAAACTTGTGCAGGACAATTTCAGTGAATCCTATCATGTACCCTTCGTTCATCCGAGTTCCAAATTCGTCATCGAATATAGCCATCACCACTGTCAATTCGATCATTACCCCCAAGGCCATTGTCGTATGTTCATGCCCGGTGCCGGGCCAGCAGAATCGATTAAAGGCGGTGAGAAAGAAACGCTCGCTTCAATGAGTGAAGAATTGCAGCGTTGGGAGTTGAATCCGGATGACTATCGCGGCGGCAAGACACGCAATATTCGAAAGGATTTGCAGCGCCAGAAAAGAAAACTTGGTAAATCGAAAGGCTATGATTTCTCAACCTATCATGATGATCAACTCACCGATAACTGGCACTATACGATATTCCCCAATCTCTCGTTTAGTTTAAAACCGGATGGCAATATTTGGCTTCGAGCTCGTCCGCATGAGACAGACCCAGAAAAATGCTATTTCGATATGTGGTATATGACGCTCTTTCCCAAAGGCGAGACCGAATATTATTCATGGGTTATGCGCGAAT
Encoded proteins:
- a CDS encoding GcrA family cell cycle regulator; translation: MAWTDERIDHLKQMWEKGLTASQIAEELGGVSRNAVIGKAHRLGLKSRPSPVKAKAKTAKGAKPAAKPKKAAVKATKKPKQKEEHVARRAMPPPTPAARTHAAQQSKMPKPDGPKIVSVGPGGFLRQGPGDQQAPIPPAPPRRLVPAKPSEEIADKTSLLDLNDRICRWPMNHPGEPDFHFCGEEVNPGFPYCVEHCGRAFQAQLPRGARRAPPPLPFGGPRVR
- a CDS encoding ABC transporter permease, which translates into the protein MLDQPQNSDSDQPEFIAQTYAEPGVAVIRGVNWGGFLALYWKEVRRFFKVQLQTVWAPSITTLLFLVIFTVALGRGDRTVLGVPFADFIAPGLICMGMIQNAFANSSFALLVGKIQGTIVDYLMPPLSVGELLAGLVAASITRAALVGFAVWLAMALWPGVNVSVNHWWAVIWFGFMGSAMLALLGVLTSIWAEKFDHAAAVTNFVVAPAALLSGTFYSIDRLAPAFQAASHANPFFYAISGFRYGFLGEADSPVIIGSLVLLGINVGLTALCYFLLKKGWKIKS
- the hspQ gene encoding heat shock protein HspQ, translating into MVQTKHLASTNPLPKDTPSVLNASFTIGDVVKHRLFDFRGVIYDIDPVFANSDEWYDAIPKDLQPSKDQPFYHLLAENADSSYVAYVSQQNLLEDDSGEPVMHPEVGRMFKAVDGGKYQLHRIHRH
- a CDS encoding nuclear transport factor 2 family protein, whose amino-acid sequence is MDRLAIAADKLECTELVTRVARAIDRCDAELLKTLFHPDATDDHGIFVGSVDEFIEWVMPLLATMKRTQHIIGQVLIEVDGDHAVGESYFIAHHAMNSPEGDILMIAAGRYLDRFERRDGCWKISHRHAVYDWNSVEPMTDSYDRANPASMTLGTRGTSDASYSHLASQGITAS
- a CDS encoding aromatic ring-hydroxylating oxygenase subunit alpha; the protein is MADYDSGEMESRRADISKQPEPALRGTPITPDRYFSKEFMDREWDTIWTRTWQIAGMDRELEKSGDYITTSLGKERILCTRGNDGKIRAFYNVCQHRGLQLMSEPSGNTRRLTCPYHGWAYNLSGELKAVPDEADYPQGSPCGKLNLVEIPCESWAGFVWYNMDENCVSLKAFLGPIADQIDSYPMEEMRRTHWVTIEGDFNWKLVQDNFSESYHVPFVHPSSKFVIEYSHHHCQFDHYPQGHCRMFMPGAGPAESIKGGEKETLASMSEELQRWELNPDDYRGGKTRNIRKDLQRQKRKLGKSKGYDFSTYHDDQLTDNWHYTIFPNLSFSLKPDGNIWLRARPHETDPEKCYFDMWYMTLFPKGETEYYSWVMREFVGIDTPVEHVQGKAGEISAGPAIDEDLEIWPLQQRGLHSRGYKRDYLAGQESRMRYFHETLEDWMDR